GAAATTGTGAGATCTTGAAAATATTATCTACTTTCTCGACAAGTTTATCGCTAATCACTCACCTACAACCCTAGGATCTCCTTATAAGTCTATAAATACTGCTCATTCACCACAACtcataacaccaaaaaaatgaaacacaCAAGCAGAAAATCTTAACTATTATCATTGCTGCTTTGTTTACCTCtctaaagaaaatcatatataagactttcataagaaacaaagaattaTATTTCAACCATTCAGTCACATTCAAATCCAGGTCTAACACTAGACACTCTCAACATATAATTCTATTACATCAGGTGTATATTTTCTTACGTAACTATGTGACTTTCAATTTCGAGCTTCTGTTCTGACTTCTGAGACATAATCAAGTCTCGAATTTGTTAATACGATCTGGTAAATAAACCTTCATAGTGTACAATCTATCTCCCATTGTCTTCGATGAATATACAAATAACATCTCTTCCGTAATTGCtcattctatatattattttttttggacaaactaaGCTTTATATTAATCTCTTATAACAAACTAAGCTTTATATTAGTCAAAACATGAGCAAACACAACACTTAATCCACATGTATATCCTAAATAGTACTACGACCGAGTGGGTATAGACACAAAATATTAAGGCCGTTAAAAAATTGTCCTCACGGTTAAGTCTATGCGGATTACGTCAGCGGTTTGGCATGTCGTCCCAAAATCcacaaatatatgattaaaataaatatattatatataaagaatatttttacatagttaTCTGTGAGAAAATTTAATGTATAGCAAttaacatatttacaaaataccaatattataagttattgtttttgttgctactaaatttttaaagaatactTAATATAAATTTAGACCGGGAATATGTTTGGGAATAACTTTAACGACCGCGGTCTTAGCGAGTTGACCCGCTGCCgtccaagaaaaaaatatggacCAACCTGTTTGACACctataaatacataattattataaacaaacaagtacaacttaataatataaaaggaTATTAATACCAGttctataacaaaataaatcGACATGCAATATATCATAGATTAAATCGCAGAATTAACAATGAAAATACAactatacaatcttaaacatcaaataaaacatataaaattaactaacaattactacttgaaaatattaataaatttagtaaaaatataatctcACGATGTACCGCGAGttaatatttagtaatattaaAAAGTTGTGCAAGGATCCCAATATTAGGGGTGCTAATTAAGCAATCTTTAGATAAAATTaaagagttttatttcttcttcgaGATTTGCTTATGTATGACCTTAATGTAAGTGTATAATACTTGATGAGTATTCCATTGATCACAAGAGTATATTTCCTTTGCTTCTAGCATGATCTATACAGAAGATATACGACTAAGGATATTCTAGGAACCAAATCTATGAGACGTATCCTAACTAACACTCTCCCCCCCCATTCAGAACGGGAGGAGGTCGGAAGTTCAGGCTGGTTCGAAAATTGGTGAACAATGGAGAGGGTAGTCCCTTGGTGAAGATGTCTGCATACTGTAACGAGGATGGTACATGAAGAACACGAATGTGACCAAGGGCTACTTTTTCACGGACAAAGTGACTATCAATCTCCACATGTTTGGTCCCGCTGATGTTGTACCGGATTGGTGGAGAGGTAAACCGCAGAGACATTGTCACAATAGACCAGTGTTGCCTTGTGAGGGGACAACCAAGATCGAGGAAGAGATTACGGAGCCAAGTTGTCTCTGCAACAGCATTGTCGACACCGcgatactctgcttcagcaCTGGAGCGGGAGACGGTATGTTGACGCTTAGAAGACAAGAAGATAAGGTTGTCACCAAGGAACACCGCATAGCCGGATGTGGAGCGCCCTGAGTTGGGGCAGCCAGCCCAGACTGCATCAGAGTAAGCAACGAGGTATATTGTTGAAGACTTGTGAATTTGAAGACCATGAGAGATGGTGCCTTTGATGTAGCATAAGATCCGTTTTAGAGCAGTGAAATGATTCTTCTGTGGGTCATGCATAAACAAGCATACTTGCTGAACGGCAAACGCAATGTCGAAGCGTGTAAATGTCAAATACTGCAAGGAACCTGCAAGGCTGCGATAGAGAGATGGGTCAGAGACCGGAGGATTAACCGTAGCCTCAAGCTTGTTGGTTGTATCAACTGGAGTATTGCATGGATTGCAGTTTGTCATGGAGGCACGGTTGAGGATGTCAGCAGCAAAGTTCTGTTGGCTGAGAAGAAGATCGACTTTGTTGTACTTGACGACAATACGGAGGAAGTGATGAAGTCCCGAGATCAGTGAGATCAAACGTAGCAGCAAGATGAGAGACAATCTTGTCAAATAAGACCGGCGATGAGGCTGTGAGGATAATGTCGTCGACATACAATAAAAGATAAGCCCTAGTAGCACGAGAACCATAAAGGAAAAGAGAGTTATCGCAGAGGTTTTGTCGAAAACCGACCTGTCGAGCTACTAAAGTAAACCAAGTATACCAAGCCCGGGAGGCCTGCTTTAAGCCATAGAGTGACCGTCGGAACAAGCACACATGGTCGGGTTTAGAATTGTCGATGAAACCAGGTGGTTGATGCATGTAGACGGTCTCTTTAAGGTCACCGTGTAAGAAGGCGTTCTTGACATCAAGCTGACGAATAGGCTAGTCTTTGGCAAGGGCTACATGAAGAACGTATGGTCGCTGGTTTAACCACGAGGCTAAAGTAAATTAGGCCAATTTACTTTATGCTTCCCGTCCACTCCATCAGCCACACACCATTGTGTTGGTATCAACTTCTCGAATGCTAAGTGAGGGCTCAACCATCTGAGAGCTACATTCCCATTGTTGTCGATCGGTAACATGTTACTATCTTATTTAGAGTCTTTTACTTGCATAATCTGCGTCTCTTTTGCACAGATTTGCGAAATACAATGTCTGATTTATTTACAGATAAATTTATCTAATAGTCCGTTGGATGGTCAAcgagattaaaaaataataataaaaaatgataagttCTCAAATAGAAGTTTTCAGAATTGGTACATGTGTTTCTTCGAGTTTGATTTAAGTGAACTTCTTAAACTATTCAAATCCATAAACGAATTTGACACTGATgtgaatatacatataaaacaGCAAAACTTGAGGAACAAAGAGATCCTAATCTCTAGTTGTTGCGTCTCCTTAACCTTTTATAAGCAGCAACTAGTACAGTAGTTATGCCTCTTTTGGTATATCGGCAGTGAATTGTGTGTAAACTTACTAAGTTTCTATCTTGGCTCATACACAATGTCAATTAGGTTACTCTTTCATCTTTCATCTCCTTCAAATTGTAGAAAACTATCTTCACTCAATGAATCTAGCAGGAGGTGAAGGAGGCGATTAATCTACGCGATGGTGGAAAAGCTTAGTTAATGCTCGACGTTCACAGTCCTGAAATGAAAACAAGGTTGATcaatacaacatttttttatgaTCTAAGACCCCTTTATGATTATGTACTCATAATTTGAAACCGTGAGGTAAACCAATCTCTATTTTACCTTGAACATGTTCAGGCGTAAAGGTCCATCTGGATTCAGTCTCTGAAGTTTTAGGTATGTGTATGCAAAACTCAACTGATCCCGTGAGGTAAACCGATCAACTTCATTGAACCAAAGGCAGGCGAAGAGGTTTGACATTGGCGTATGGGCTCTTACAATAAAAGAACCTTCAGGTAcatctaacaacaacaacaagacatcACACTCAagaaacattaacaaacaaaacgaGTAAATGTGTATGGTGAGCGAGAAGctaatgattgattgattacttACAACTTGGAAGAGGAGAATTAGGATCTGAAGGGTCAAATTTCTTAAGTCCATCTGACTGGTAGAACATAAACTGTTCATCAATGGCCGAGTGGTTGTACTTGTTCAGCCGTTTGTTCTGTAACACCTCATCCCAAACACAGTGCCGGTCATAATGGTTGGAGATTGCGAATTCTGATTTTGTTCTCCATAAGAAGAAGTCAATTATAAGCATAGGATCTGTAGTGAGTCTCATCTTACTGTCTAACCAAATGGAATACCTGAAACAAGAAATGAGGGATAAGTAAAAAAAGATTGTGTCAGTGATTCAAAACTTCAGAGCCTGATTGAGTACTAAGCCAACTAACCTCACctagaagaaggaaaaaggcGATGTGACAGAAATTTCGGAACCTTTCCAGTCTTTCGCATGTCAGAATAAGGCAAATTGCTCACAACTACAGTTTTCCACAAACCAACAAATCCTTGCTTATCTGGAACATGCCCTTCACTAGCAAGTTTCGATAGTGTTTGCTCATCCACAAACATCACGAAGCACACATTTCGCTTCGAGAATTCACTGatctaaagaaacaaacaagcaaaatgAGAGCTCCACATGAATGATGAGCCTCCACATATAGTCTTTACTTAATGATAACCGCAACAAATACTAAATACTAATGCATAAGCTAATATCTAGTGTCTATCTACTAAGGGATAAAGTTTATACCTTTTTGCTTGCAGGTCTCCTTAGAAAATCAGAGCTTCCAAAAATGCAAGAAGACACAGAGACTACACAGTTCTTCATGTACGCCCTATCCTTTTCGCTCAAATCAAAACCAGTACCTTGATGAAATGCATTACTCCCTTTGACAAAACCACAGTGAATTGTCTGGTTTACTGCAGAGtaagatctctctctttccaTGAGTGTTTGATGCCCTCCAAACCTAGGCTCATTATACGTCTCAGCCTCTACAAAGCCTAACGAAAACCGCGTGAAATTCAAATAATCCTGAGGCTCAAGTATGTGATCAACAGATTCAGCAAGTGTAACTTCACAAGGCAAATCTGCAATTATATGCAAAAACGCTACCTTATAGATCATCAATAAAAACAACATTAGCTAATTGATTGAAATGAGTAGAGATTAAACAATCCATACGCTTGTTTCTCTTCTTGCTTCCGGGTGGTTTGTCGATGTTGGACTTGTTTAATCCTACATTAATCTCCGATGAAACCAGCAATTGACTTTTCATGTAAGCTGCATCTGTATCAGAATCCAGTTAATAAACAATAGCTTTTTTTGAACACAAAATACAGAGAACTAAGACAAAGTAAGCTTACGGTTTTGCTCAAAATGAGGTAAGAACTCAGAACCTACACCAAAATCCAAGAGTGTTTGATTAACTAATATTCTCCAAAactgagaaaaccaaaaaaagaaagagactttTTTTCGTAATTAGAAGCTTACCATGAAAGAGTAGCTTGTGGCCAGAGAAGatgcaagagaagaaaaagagtgacagaaagaagaagaagaaatgtgaGAGCTTCAATTTCACAATCCTACCAAACTTTTTGCCTCTTCgaagaagtaaaaaagaattatcattGTGACCAGATGGATTCAGatacgaagaagatgatgaagtagAAGAAACCACCGTACTTCTTCTCTCCGGTAACATTATCTAATCCCCAAAACACACTGCCAAAGTTCAAACCAAATCAAGTTTTTTACATGTTCAAGATGCAGATTTGGAATCACAAGAGAATTCATGAAATTTTTCAGAGAATCAAAGAACTGAGAGAGAAAAGAACACCAGATTCGAGaaaggaaacaacaaaagaactCTTTACCTGAGATCTCTATCTAGCTCACACCATGAAACCAAACCTGTGTGTGCGGGGTGGGTGGTGGCGATTTAGAGAAAAAactgtatttatttatgtattgttcttctttgtttctttctttattacAGTGTTAATTACttacttaattaataataatgtctaaattgttttattaattcgTCCCGAAGGCGAAGGCTAAAGAAaaggttttggtgtttttatatCCCACATCGCTCAAGTAAGAATTGCTCGCTCTTGGAATGGGTGTATATAAGGGAAGGTCGATGGATCTAACAAATCATACCTTTCTCGGCCTTTTGGCTAAGATCAAGTGTAGtatctgttcttatcagtttaatatctGATATGTGGGCCATCGGCTCACACGATATTAAGTCTATTTTTTAAGGGAGAAGGCCCGTTAAGATAGCTTGCTATCTGGGCCTTCGCGAGTCGCCCATGCGTTGCACTACTGCACGGGCCTGGCTCAACCCGCCATTAACATAGTCCAATCTTTGCTGTCTGATCATACCAAACTCCAAACTGTGTTTAACATGAATATTAATCAGTACATACCGTTAGGCATTACTACTACACCTGAAAAAGGTCTCTTCTTTGGGAAGTCACATCTTAAGCAAGAGATGTCTCTGTACGCTCAATTTTCTAGATCCCGCGCTGAATTAACATTTGCAGATTTGGTTCCCCAAAAGAATTATGTTATGAGTTTAAAAGTTGGGAGATGCCGACAATAACAAACTTGGATGTCTTTCTTACATGCTGTTGCCATACCAATATCAGAAAACTGCATAAGTTACTGATTTGACTTGGGACAGTTGAACTTTAAATATTGTTACTAGTAGATCAGAGTCAGAGCATTGCGACTCTTACCTATGTGATGAGTGTGTCCTAAAAAGTGCTTTGATTTTCAAGTTATGATATATTCTCATATGATCGTTATTTCCTTCTCTCAACACATAGCTGCAGAAACTATACATTATTTGCTGTGCTGTTAACATTTTGTTGTGAAAACATCATATTGCACCATAtgtttggggttttttttgtatcattctCGGTAACAAGCAGACCACATACGACTTTTCTCCTCTCCTGATGCTTCTCGGTAACCCCTTTTCACATTAAGACAGTCAATGTTTCACCACAAACAGTATATGGAAGTAAACTAGAACTACTCTCAGTCATTATTTGTCATGTGGGGATTGGGTTCTCGGTACCTACTTTGCCTTATTCACTTGAGCATAAGAGCAAGCGGTTGCTTTGAATCACGGCCTACCAGGAAGGatgagtgattttttttttttttttgccttcttgCTTTTGTTGTTCATTTCTCCTCCACATGTGGGAAAACTTAAGTAGTTAGatgatttgatttcaatttaattttttattaggaAAATAAGTGATGGCTCAATCATACCCCCCATATCTTTTTGACAAGGGATACAATACTTATCTTCAAGATCTGTATATATACTCTTGGTTTCTGAAACCCCATGCTGTATATATTAGCTTTGATATGTCTAGGATCATCATCTTGGTTTCATTTTCTTGACATGTAATTAGCCCTTTTTAGAATTTTGACTTAAGGATCGGAGGAGAAGGTTCAATGGACTGGATAAGATCATTTGTGGGTGTAAATACAATCTTTTCCTTTATGAGTAGGCTACAAAGACATCCATCTTCATTACATTTATTGTCTAAACAAGCACTTTGGTTCTTTCCTCTCACATCACTTCATATTTTCAACAAATTCAATTAAGGTTTTGTCTCTACTTTTATCTCACACACACAATGGCCTTTAGATGTGTTTCTCAGGACCAGATCTTAGATATGTTAGGTAAAACgacattttcatttatttaagtttCCTCATTAATAGCTCTTTCTGTCAAACTCTTTGTACGTTTGATTTAACCCTTTGAGAAGCTAAGACAAAACCCCTATCTCTCTCGTGAGACTGAAtccaataaaaaccaaaaaaaagcaaaatttgGTGGGGGCAATATTTTGGAATTTGTCTACTCATTTTGCAGAATTTCAGATCTGTGTTTTTTCACTGAGAAAAATGTTATCTTCACTCTGTAATCATTTGTCACTCTTTGACTAAATTTCACTAAGGTGCAAGATGACATTGTGATCAAGAACTCAACAAGACATTAGATAAGTTTACAAATCTTTCTCACTCAGTAGAAATTACAGATAAAGAGAGATAAGACATTaaattctttttacttttatgcAATCACTGACTATACAGAAGAGATGACTGTGTATGAGTAATGGAGCTGTTGCTGATCCTTCTTCGTGTTTCGAAACTCTTAGGTTTAGTAGTAGTCTCCATCGGGAATCTTGGAACATAACTCGGTTGTGTCTTGTTCAtgctgcttcttctttctaaaTCACCAGAAACCCTAACAGATTTATGACTCTTGCAACTCAACAAGAAACCACCGCCTCCGCCGCCGCTGCTACTCGAATTCCGCCTCTGCGGTGCTGATGATTTAGCGGTGATAGGGATTCGAGGAATCTGAGAAGATCGGTTGCTTCTTCTTACAGGACTTGTTGCACATTCCGACATAACAGAGAAATCTGCTGCACTTGCTGTCACTATGCTCCACTCTACGCTTACTTCACTTGGAGCATAACACGTAGGTGAAGCTGGATCACTTCCTTGCCTAGTAAGAAAAGGTTTAGGTTTCCCTGTAAGACTCTCTATCTCGAAAAGATCCGCGCTTGTATCACTCCCTTCACTTTTTTGGTCTTCCTCCTCTGTTCTTGATTCCCATGGACGCAATGCCAGTTTCTGTTGAACAACAATCCTCTTCTTCTCGATATTTATAGGAGATCCAAACACTTCAAGTGACTTCCTCTGCGATAACTCTTCTTGCTTCTGAATCCTGATCAGGTCTGACTTCATATTGGCAGAAGAAGTACTCATCTGATTCTCGATCTCCCTCTTTGTGAAAACAGAGATATTCGGATCAGAGCTTCTCTTCACCGAGATGCTCTCGTCGACATCTACTGAGTCACCATCAGAACATGCGCATTTACACCCCAGATTTGCGAGGAAACTCTTCTTAGTATTACTCACCTTTTGAATCTGACCACTactgttgttcttcttcttctcctgcacGGAACTGTTGCAGCTATTCACCAATTTGTTCTGAAGCAACACGCTCTGACTATTCCAGCTTGATTCAGACCGGACACTAGGAGTTCCAGTAGATTTCTTTGCGCTCTGTTTTGAATCGAGGACGATGGTTCTCTCAACTTCAGGGTTTgtcagagacagagacagaacACTAGAGCCTTGGTCTGAATCCATGTCTCCATTGAAGTACTTCTCAGCTCCAAATACACCAATCTCTGGTTCTTCAGAAGCTTTCTTCGAAATTTTCTTCTCATCACCAAGCTCCTCTTCTTTTGGTTTCATGCTCACGCTTAGGGTTTTGCTGGGTTCCATGAGCTTCTTGGTTGTGACAACAGCATCTTCCTTGATGCTCAAGTAAGANNNNNNNNNNNNNNNNNNNNNNNNNNNNNNNNNNNNNNNNNNNNNNNNNNNNNNNNNNNNNNNNNNNNNNNNNNNNNNNNNNNNNNNNNNNtgttgttgttgttcttctcctGCAAGGAACTGTTGCAGCTATTCACCAATTTGTTCTGAAGCAGCACGCTCTGACTATTCCAGCTTGATTCAGACCGGACACTCGGAGTTCCTGTAGATTTCTTCGCGCTCTGCTTTGAATCGACGATGATGGTTCTCTCAACTTCAGGGTTTgtcagagacagagacagaacACTAGAGCCTTGGTCTGAATCCATGTCTCCATTGAAGTACTTCTCAGCTCCAAACACACCAATCTCTGGTTCTTCAGAAGCTTTCTTCGAAATTTTCTTCTCATCACCAAGCTCCTCTTCTTTTGGTTTCATGCTCACGCTTAGGGTTTTGCTGGGTTCCATGAGCTTCTTGGTTGTGACAACAGCATCTTCCTTGATGCTCAAGTAAgaggaaacagaagaagaaggaggaggaggaggagaagagaaaggaaCATAGAGACTGTGAGTACTGTTGTTATTCTTCATGAAATCAAAAGATGTCTTtggagttgaagaagatgatgtaaatgtcaccattaaaaaaaaaaataactttgtGGTGGcttaatgtttctttttcttttttcttgcttGTGGATATGTGGAATTAGGGtataaatagagaaacaaaGACGAAATGTTTGATagctgttttcttttctttctctgaaGCTAAAGTGTTCTGATCTGATCAATGTGAGAGGGTTCCACATTGAGAGTTATTTGGCCAGTTGTGTGtgaactgatatatatatatatatatatatatatttggataaaAAATGTTGGATGATGAATCTTTGTCAATCAATGGAATTATAATGTTACACCGCGACCACTAAATAAAGGAATTAAAGTGGCAAAAATGACATGGTATTAGTACGATT
The Camelina sativa cultivar DH55 chromosome 6, Cs, whole genome shotgun sequence genome window above contains:
- the LOC109133261 gene encoding uncharacterized protein LOC109133261, producing MSTTLSSQPHRRSYLTRLSLILLLRLISLISGLHHFLRIVVKYNKVDLLLSQQNFAADILNRASMTNCNPCNTPVDTTNKLEATVNPPVSDPSLYRSLAGSLQYLTFTRFDIAFAVQQVCLFMHDPQKNHFTALKRILCYIKGTISHGLQIHKSSTIYLVAYSDAVWAGCPNSGRSTSGYAVFLGDNLIFLSSKRQHTVSRSSAEAEYRGVDNAVAETTWLRNLFLDLGCPLTRQHWSIVTMSLRFTSPPIRYNISGTKHVEIDSHFVREKVALGHIRVLHVPSSLQYADIFTKGLPSPLFTNFRTSLNFRPPPVLNGGGEC
- the LOC104790061 gene encoding uncharacterized protein LOC104790061 isoform X2 encodes the protein MLPERRSTVVSSTSSSSSYLNPSGHNDNSFLLLRRGKKFGRIVKLKLSHFFFFFLSLFFFSCIFSGHKLLFHGSEFLPHFEQNPYMKSQLLVSSEINVGLNKSNIDKPPGSKKRNKHLPCEVTLAESVDHILEPQDYLNFTRFSLGFVEAETYNEPRFGGHQTLMERERSYSAVNQTIHCGFVKGSNAFHQGTGFDLSEKDRAYMKNCVVSVSSCIFGSSDFLRRPASKKISEFSKRNVCFVMFVDEQTLSKLASEGHVPDKQGFVGLWKTVVVSNLPYSDMRKTGKVPKFLSHRLFPSSRYSIWLDSKMRLTTDPMLIIDFFLWRTKSEFAISNHYDRHCVWDEVLQNKRLNKYNHSAIDEQFMFYQSDGLKKFDPSDPNSPLPSYVPEGSFIVRAHTPMSNLFACLWFNEVDRFTSRDQLSFAYTYLKLQRLNPDGPLRLNMFKDCERRALTKLFHHRVD
- the LOC104790061 gene encoding uncharacterized protein LOC104790061 isoform X1 yields the protein MLPERRSTVVSSTSSSSSYLNPSGHNDNSFLLLRRGKKFGRIVKLKLSHFFFFFLSLFFFSCIFSGHKLLFHGSEFLPHFEQNHAAYMKSQLLVSSEINVGLNKSNIDKPPGSKKRNKHLPCEVTLAESVDHILEPQDYLNFTRFSLGFVEAETYNEPRFGGHQTLMERERSYSAVNQTIHCGFVKGSNAFHQGTGFDLSEKDRAYMKNCVVSVSSCIFGSSDFLRRPASKKISEFSKRNVCFVMFVDEQTLSKLASEGHVPDKQGFVGLWKTVVVSNLPYSDMRKTGKVPKFLSHRLFPSSRYSIWLDSKMRLTTDPMLIIDFFLWRTKSEFAISNHYDRHCVWDEVLQNKRLNKYNHSAIDEQFMFYQSDGLKKFDPSDPNSPLPSYVPEGSFIVRAHTPMSNLFACLWFNEVDRFTSRDQLSFAYTYLKLQRLNPDGPLRLNMFKDCERRALTKLFHHRVD
- the LOC104790062 gene encoding protein PHYTOCHROME KINASE SUBSTRATE 1-like isoform X1, with protein sequence MVTFTSSSSTPKTSFDFMKNNNSTHSLYVPFSSPPPPPSSSVSSYLSIKEDAVVTTKKLMEPSKTLSVSMKPKEEELGDEKKISKKASEEPEIGVFGAEKYFNGDMDSDQGSSVLSLSLTNPEVERTIVLDSKQSAKKSTGTPSVRSESSWNSQSVLLQNKLVNSCNSSVQEKKKNNSSGQIQKVSNTKKSFLANLGCKCACSDGDSVDVDESISVKRSSDPNISVFTKREIENQMSTSSANMKSDLIRIQKQEELSQRKSLEVFGSPINIEKKRIVVQQKLALRPWESRTEEEDQKSEGSDTSADLFEIESLTGKPKPFLTRQGSDPASPTCYAPSEVSVEWSIVTASAADFSVMSECATSPVRRSNRSSQIPRIPITAKSSAPQRRNSSSSGGGGGGFLLSCKSHKSVRVSGDLERRSSMNKTQPSYVPRFPMETTTKPKSFETRRRISNSSITHTQSSLLYSQ
- the LOC104790062 gene encoding protein PHYTOCHROME KINASE SUBSTRATE 1-like isoform X2, with the translated sequence MVTFTSSSSTPKTSFDFMKNNNSTHSLYVPFSSPPPPPSSSVSSYLSIKEDAVVTTKKLMEPSKTLSVSMKPKEEELGDEKKISKKASEEPEIGVFGAEKYFNGDMDSDQGSSVLVLSLSLTNPEVERTIVLDSKQSAKKSTGTPSVRSESSWNSQSVLLQNKLVNSCNSSVQEKKKNNSSGQIQKVSNTKKSFLANLGCKCACSDGDSVDVDESISVKRSSDPNISVFTKREIENQMSTSSANMKSDLIRIQKQEELSQRKSLEVFGSPINIEKKRIVVQQKLALRPWESRTEEEDQKSEGSDTSADLFEIESLTGKPKPFLTRQGSDPASPTCYAPSEVSVEWSIVTASAADFSVMSECATSPVRRSNRSSQIPRIPITAKSSAPQRRNSSSSGGGGGGFLLSCKSHKSVRVSGDLERRSSMNKTQPSYVPRFPMETTTKPKSFETRRRISNSSITHTQSSLLYSQ